A genomic region of Canis aureus isolate CA01 chromosome 16, VMU_Caureus_v.1.0, whole genome shotgun sequence contains the following coding sequences:
- the HIC1 gene encoding hypermethylated in cancer 1 protein isoform X1, producing the protein MTFPEADIFLKSGECAGQTMLDTMEAPGHSRQLLLQLNNQRTKGFLCDVIIVVQNALFRAHKNVLAASSAYLKSLVVHDNLLNLDHDMVSPAVFRLVLDFIYTGRLADGAEAAAAAAVAPGAEPSLGAVLAAASYLQIPDLVALCKKRLKRHGKYCHLRGGGGGGGGYAPYGRPGRGLRAATPVIQACYSSPAGPPPPPSGEPSSGPEAAVNTHCAELYASGPGPASALCAPERRCSPLCGLDLSKKSPPGSAPPERLPGERDLPSRPDSPPSAGPAAYKEPQLALPPLPPLPFQKLEEAVPPPDPFRGGGGSPGPEPPGRPDGPSLLYRWMKHEPGLGSYGDELGRERGSPSERCEERGGDPAASPGVPPLGLAPPRYQGSLDGPGAGGDGDDYKSSSEETGSSEDPSPPGGHLEGYPCPHLAYGEPESFGDNLYVCIPCGKGFPSSEQLNAHVEAHVEEEEALYGRAEAAEVAAGAAGLGPPFGGSGDKVAGAPGGLGELLRPYRCASCDKSYKDPATLRQHEKTHWLTRPYPCTICGKKFTQRGTMTRHMRSHLGLKPFACDACGMRFTRQYRLTEHMRIHSGEKPYECQVCGGKFAQQRNLISHMKMHAVGGAAGAAGALAGLGGLPGVPGPDGKGKLDFPEGVFAVARLTAEQLSLKQQDKAAAAELLAQTTHFLHDPKVALESLYPLAKFTAELGLSPDKAAEVLSQGAHLAAGPDGRTIDRFSPT; encoded by the exons ATGACTTTTCCTGAAGCGGACATTTTCCTCAAATCCG GAGAGTGTGCTGGGCAGACGATGCTGGACACGATGGAGGCGCCGGGCCACTCGAGGCAGCTGCTGCTGCAGCTCAACAACCAGCGCACCAAGGGGTTCTTGTGCGACGTGATCATCGTGGTGCAGAACGCCCTCTTCCGCGCGCACAAGAACGTGCTGGCGGCCAGCAGCGCCTACCTCAAGTCCTTGGTGGTGCATGACAACCTGCTCAACCTGGACCATGACATGGTGAGCCCGGCGGTGTTCCGCCTGGTGCTGGACTTCATCTACACCGGCCGCCTGGCTGATGGcgcagaggcggcggcggcggcggccgtggCCCCGGGGGCTGAGCCGAGCCTGGGCGCCGTGCTGGCCGCCGCCAGCTACCTGCAGATCCCCGACCTCGTGGCGCTGTGTAAGAAGCGCCTCAAGCGCCACGGCAAGTACTGCCACctgcggggcggcggcggcggcggcggcggctacGCACCCTACgggaggccgggccggggcctTCGGGCCGCCACGCCCGTCATCCAGGCTTGCTACTCGTCCCCGGCTGGGCCTCCGCCGCCGCCCTCGGGCGAGCCGTCTTCGGGCCCCGAGGCCGCTGTGAACACCCACTGCGCGGAGCTGTACGCCTCgggccccggcccggcctccgCACTCTGCGCCCCGGAGCGCCGCTGCTCCCCGCTCTGCGGCCTGGACCTGTCCAAGAAGAGCCCGCCGGGCTCCGCGCCTCCTGAGCGGCTGCCGGGCGAGCGCGACCTGCCCTCCCGCCCAGACAGCCCTCCCAGTGCCGGCCCCGCTGCCTACAAGGAGCCACAGCTCGCcctgccgccgctgccgccgctgcccttccagaagctggaggaggcCGTACCGCCGCCGGACCCGTTCcgtggcggcggcggcagccCGGGACCCGAGCCCCCGGGCCGCCCCGACGGGCCCAGCCTCCTCTACCGCTGGATGAAGCACGAGCCAGGCCTGGGCAGTTACGGCGACGAGCTGGGCCGGGAGCGCGGCTCCCCCAGCGAGCGCTGTGAGGAGCGCGGCGGGGACCCAGCCGCCTCGCCCGGGGTACCCCCGCTGGGCCTGGCGCCGCCGCGCTACCAGGGCAGCCTGGACGGGCCAGGCGCGGGCGGCGACGGCGACGACTACAAGAGCAGCAGCGAGGAGACAGGCAGCAGCGAGGACCCCAGCCCTCCAGGCGGCCACCTCGAGGGCTACCCGTGCCCGCACCTGGCTTACGGCGAGCCCGAGAGCTTCGGTGACAACCTGTACGTGTGCATCCCGTGCGGCAAGGGCTTCCCCAGCTCGGAGCAGCTGAATGCACACGTGGAAGCTCacgtggaggaggaggaggcgctGTATGGCAGGGCCGAGGCGGCCGAGGTAGCCGCGGGGGCCGCCGGCTTGGGGCCCCCTTTTGGAGGCAGTGGGGACAAGGTCGCTGGGGCTCCGGGCGGCCTGGGCGAGCTGCTGCGGCCGTACCGCTGCGCGTCGTGCGACAAGAGCTACAAGGACCCGGCCACGCTGCGGCAGCACGAGAAGACGCACTGGTTGACCCGGCCCTATCCGTGCACCATCTGCGGGAAGAAGTTCACGCAGCGCGGAACCATGACGCGCCACATGCGcagccacctgggtctcaagccCTTCGCGTGCGACGCGTGCGGCATGCGCTTCACGCGCCAGTACCGCCTCACCGAGCACATGCGCATACACTCGGGCGAGAAGCCCTACGAGTGCCAGGTGTGCGGCGGCAAGTTCGCGCAGCAACGCAACCTCATCAGCCACATGAAGATGCACGCCGTGGGTGGCGCGGCAGGCGCAGCTGGGGCTCtggcggggttgggggggctaCCCGGCGTCCCCGGCCCCGACGGCAAGGGCAAGCTCGACTTCCCCGAGGGCGTCTTTGCTGTGGCCCGACTCACGGCAGAACAGCTGAGCCTGAAGCAGCAGGACAAGGCAGCCGCGGCCGAGCTGCTGGCGCAGACCACGCACTTCCTGCACGACCCCAAGGTGGCGCTCGAGAGCCTCTACCCGCTGGCCAAGTTCACCGCGGAGCTGGGCCTCAGCCCGGACAAGGCGGCCGAGGTGCTGAGCCAGGGAGCGCACCTGGCCGCGGGACCCGACGGCCGGACCATCGACCGTTTTTCCCCCACCTAG
- the HIC1 gene encoding hypermethylated in cancer 1 protein isoform X2 encodes MLDTMEAPGHSRQLLLQLNNQRTKGFLCDVIIVVQNALFRAHKNVLAASSAYLKSLVVHDNLLNLDHDMVSPAVFRLVLDFIYTGRLADGAEAAAAAAVAPGAEPSLGAVLAAASYLQIPDLVALCKKRLKRHGKYCHLRGGGGGGGGYAPYGRPGRGLRAATPVIQACYSSPAGPPPPPSGEPSSGPEAAVNTHCAELYASGPGPASALCAPERRCSPLCGLDLSKKSPPGSAPPERLPGERDLPSRPDSPPSAGPAAYKEPQLALPPLPPLPFQKLEEAVPPPDPFRGGGGSPGPEPPGRPDGPSLLYRWMKHEPGLGSYGDELGRERGSPSERCEERGGDPAASPGVPPLGLAPPRYQGSLDGPGAGGDGDDYKSSSEETGSSEDPSPPGGHLEGYPCPHLAYGEPESFGDNLYVCIPCGKGFPSSEQLNAHVEAHVEEEEALYGRAEAAEVAAGAAGLGPPFGGSGDKVAGAPGGLGELLRPYRCASCDKSYKDPATLRQHEKTHWLTRPYPCTICGKKFTQRGTMTRHMRSHLGLKPFACDACGMRFTRQYRLTEHMRIHSGEKPYECQVCGGKFAQQRNLISHMKMHAVGGAAGAAGALAGLGGLPGVPGPDGKGKLDFPEGVFAVARLTAEQLSLKQQDKAAAAELLAQTTHFLHDPKVALESLYPLAKFTAELGLSPDKAAEVLSQGAHLAAGPDGRTIDRFSPT; translated from the coding sequence ATGCTGGACACGATGGAGGCGCCGGGCCACTCGAGGCAGCTGCTGCTGCAGCTCAACAACCAGCGCACCAAGGGGTTCTTGTGCGACGTGATCATCGTGGTGCAGAACGCCCTCTTCCGCGCGCACAAGAACGTGCTGGCGGCCAGCAGCGCCTACCTCAAGTCCTTGGTGGTGCATGACAACCTGCTCAACCTGGACCATGACATGGTGAGCCCGGCGGTGTTCCGCCTGGTGCTGGACTTCATCTACACCGGCCGCCTGGCTGATGGcgcagaggcggcggcggcggcggccgtggCCCCGGGGGCTGAGCCGAGCCTGGGCGCCGTGCTGGCCGCCGCCAGCTACCTGCAGATCCCCGACCTCGTGGCGCTGTGTAAGAAGCGCCTCAAGCGCCACGGCAAGTACTGCCACctgcggggcggcggcggcggcggcggcggctacGCACCCTACgggaggccgggccggggcctTCGGGCCGCCACGCCCGTCATCCAGGCTTGCTACTCGTCCCCGGCTGGGCCTCCGCCGCCGCCCTCGGGCGAGCCGTCTTCGGGCCCCGAGGCCGCTGTGAACACCCACTGCGCGGAGCTGTACGCCTCgggccccggcccggcctccgCACTCTGCGCCCCGGAGCGCCGCTGCTCCCCGCTCTGCGGCCTGGACCTGTCCAAGAAGAGCCCGCCGGGCTCCGCGCCTCCTGAGCGGCTGCCGGGCGAGCGCGACCTGCCCTCCCGCCCAGACAGCCCTCCCAGTGCCGGCCCCGCTGCCTACAAGGAGCCACAGCTCGCcctgccgccgctgccgccgctgcccttccagaagctggaggaggcCGTACCGCCGCCGGACCCGTTCcgtggcggcggcggcagccCGGGACCCGAGCCCCCGGGCCGCCCCGACGGGCCCAGCCTCCTCTACCGCTGGATGAAGCACGAGCCAGGCCTGGGCAGTTACGGCGACGAGCTGGGCCGGGAGCGCGGCTCCCCCAGCGAGCGCTGTGAGGAGCGCGGCGGGGACCCAGCCGCCTCGCCCGGGGTACCCCCGCTGGGCCTGGCGCCGCCGCGCTACCAGGGCAGCCTGGACGGGCCAGGCGCGGGCGGCGACGGCGACGACTACAAGAGCAGCAGCGAGGAGACAGGCAGCAGCGAGGACCCCAGCCCTCCAGGCGGCCACCTCGAGGGCTACCCGTGCCCGCACCTGGCTTACGGCGAGCCCGAGAGCTTCGGTGACAACCTGTACGTGTGCATCCCGTGCGGCAAGGGCTTCCCCAGCTCGGAGCAGCTGAATGCACACGTGGAAGCTCacgtggaggaggaggaggcgctGTATGGCAGGGCCGAGGCGGCCGAGGTAGCCGCGGGGGCCGCCGGCTTGGGGCCCCCTTTTGGAGGCAGTGGGGACAAGGTCGCTGGGGCTCCGGGCGGCCTGGGCGAGCTGCTGCGGCCGTACCGCTGCGCGTCGTGCGACAAGAGCTACAAGGACCCGGCCACGCTGCGGCAGCACGAGAAGACGCACTGGTTGACCCGGCCCTATCCGTGCACCATCTGCGGGAAGAAGTTCACGCAGCGCGGAACCATGACGCGCCACATGCGcagccacctgggtctcaagccCTTCGCGTGCGACGCGTGCGGCATGCGCTTCACGCGCCAGTACCGCCTCACCGAGCACATGCGCATACACTCGGGCGAGAAGCCCTACGAGTGCCAGGTGTGCGGCGGCAAGTTCGCGCAGCAACGCAACCTCATCAGCCACATGAAGATGCACGCCGTGGGTGGCGCGGCAGGCGCAGCTGGGGCTCtggcggggttgggggggctaCCCGGCGTCCCCGGCCCCGACGGCAAGGGCAAGCTCGACTTCCCCGAGGGCGTCTTTGCTGTGGCCCGACTCACGGCAGAACAGCTGAGCCTGAAGCAGCAGGACAAGGCAGCCGCGGCCGAGCTGCTGGCGCAGACCACGCACTTCCTGCACGACCCCAAGGTGGCGCTCGAGAGCCTCTACCCGCTGGCCAAGTTCACCGCGGAGCTGGGCCTCAGCCCGGACAAGGCGGCCGAGGTGCTGAGCCAGGGAGCGCACCTGGCCGCGGGACCCGACGGCCGGACCATCGACCGTTTTTCCCCCACCTAG
- the OVCA2 gene encoding esterase OVCA2 encodes MGTPARPEARLRGGAIWSRPPYFRLPLGERLLPARGALPGEMAARQPLRVLALAGFRQSERGFREKTGALRKALRGRAELVCLSGPHRVSGAEGSEGAGPDSEPCLPPEEQPRGWWFSEQEADVFNALSQPTVCRGLEEALGTVAQALKRLGPFDGLLGFSQGAALAALVCALGQAGDARFPLPKFIILVSGFCPRGLGPEESVLQGPLSLPSLHVFGDTDCVIPSQESMQLASRFTGAITLTHPGGHFIPVAAAQRQAYLNFLDQLTE; translated from the exons ATGGGAACACCTGCTCGCCCTGAGGCCCGCCTTCGGGGTGGTGCCATTTGGTCCCGCCCCCCGTACTTCCGACTTCCGCTCGGGGAACGGCTGCTTCCGGCCCGTGGCGCGTTGCCCGGCGAGATGGCGGCTCGGCAGCCCCTGCGGGTGTTGGCCCTGGCCGGCTTCCGGCAGAGCGAGCGGGGCTTCCGCGAGAAGACTGGAGCGCTGAGGAAGGCGCTGCGGGGCCGCGCCGAGCTCGTGTGCCTCAGCGGCCCGCACCGGGTCTCGGGTGCCGAGGGCTCCGAGGGCGCCGGGCCGGACTCCG AGCCCTGCCTTCCGCCGGAGGAGCAGCCTCGAGGCTGGTGGTTTTCAGAACAGGAGGCAGACGTTTTCAACGCCCTGAGCCAGCCCACGGTATGCAGAGGTCTGGAGGAAGCCTTGGGAACCGTGGCACAGGCACTGAAGAGACTGGGGCCTTTTGACGGGCTCCTTGGTTTCAGCCAGGGAGCCGCGTTAGCAGCCCTTGTGTGTGCCCTTGGCCAGGCAGGCGATGCCCGCTTCCCCTTGCCAAAGTTTATCATCCTGGTATCTGGTTTCTGCCCCCGAGGCCTTGGACCCGAAGAATCCGTCCTGCAGGGCCCCTTGTCTCTGCCGTCACTCCATGTTTTTGGAGACACTGACTGCGTCATCCCCTCTCAGGAAAGTATGCAGCTGGCTAGCCGATTCACTGGAGCCATCACACTCACCCACCCTGGTGGTCACTTCATTCCAGTAGCTGCAGCCCAGCGCCAGGCCTATCTCAATTTCTTGGACCAGTTAACAGAGTGA
- the DPH1 gene encoding 2-(3-amino-3-carboxypropyl)histidine synthase subunit 1 isoform X2 — MMAALAASAAAEPGSRNGTSRGRTPRGRLANQIPPEILNNPQLQAAIQVLPSNYNFEIPKTIWRIQQAQAKKVALQMPEGLLLFACTIVDILERFTEAEAMVMGDVTYGACCVDDFTARALGADFLVHYGHSCLVPMDTSAQDFRVLYVFVNIRIDTAHLLDSLRLTIPPASSLALVSTIQFVSTLQAAAQELKAEYRVSVPQCKPLSPGEILGCTAPHLPKEVEAVVYLGDGRFHLESVMIANPSVPAYRYDPYSKVLSREHYDHQRMQANRQEAIATARSAKSWGLILGTLGRQGSPKILEHLESRLQALGLTFVRLLLSEIFPSKLSLLPQVDVWVQIACPRLSIDWGTAFPKPLLTPYEAVVALRDISWQQPYPMDFYAGSSLGPWTVNYGRNRPPQTPRRPQLEKEESTCHSPVAACDGCNCGDETGAPRAQ, encoded by the exons ATGATGGCGGCGCTGGCGGCGTCGGCGGCAGCGGAGCCGGGCAGCCGGAACGGCACCAGTCGAG GTCGAACCCCTCGGGGCCGCTTAGCCAATCAGATTCCCCCCGAGATCCTGAACAACCCCCAGCTGCAGGCAGCCATTCAAGTCCTGCCTTCCAACTATAACTTTGAGATTCCCAAGACCATCTGGAGGATTCAACAGGCCCAGGCCAAGAAGG TGGCCTTGCAAATGCCTGAAGGCCTTCTCCTTTTTGCCTGCACCATCGTGGATATTTTGGAAAG GTTCACAGAGGCTGAAGCAATGGTGATGGGTGATGTGACGTATGGGGCTTGCTGTGTGGATGACTTTACTGCAAGGGCCCTCGGAGCGGACTTCCTGGTGCACTATGGCCACAGCTGCCTGG TTCCCATGGATACCTCAGCCCAAGACTTCCGGGTGCTGTATGTCTTTGTGAACATCCGGATAGATACTGCCCACCTCCTGGACTCTCTCCGCCTCACCATTCCTCCAGCCAGCTCCCTTGCCCTGGTCAGCACCATTCAGTTTGTGTCGACCTTGCAG GCAGCTGCCCAGGAGCTAAAAGCTGAGTACCGTGTGAGTGTCCCGCAGTGCAAGCCCTTGTCTCCTGGGGAGATTCTGGGCTGCACGGCCCCCCATCTGCCCAAAGAGGTGGAAGCTGTTGT ATATCTTGGAGATGGCCGCTTCCATCTGGAGTCTGTCATGATTGCCAACCCCAGTGTCCCTGCTTACCG ATATGACCCATACAGCAAAGTCCTGTCCAGAGAACACTATGACCACCAGCGCATGCAGGCCAACCGCCAAGAAGCCATAGCCACAGCCCGCTCAGCCAAATCCTGGGGCCTTATCCTGGGCACTTTGGGCCGCCAGGGCAGCCCCAAgattctggag CACCTGGAATCTCGTCTCCAAGCCTTGGGACTTACCTTTGTGAGGCTGCTGCTGTCTGAGATCTTCCCCAGCAAGCTTAGCCTACTTCCTCAAGTGGATGT GTGGGTGCAGATAGCATGTCCACGCCTTTCCATTGACTGGGGCACAGCCTTCCCCAAGCCGCTGCTGACACCCTATGAG GCAGTGGTGGCCCTGAGGGACATTTCCTGGCAGCAGCCCTACCCTATGGACTTCTATGCTGGCAGCTCCTTGGGGCCATGGACAGTGAACTACGGACGGAACCGGCCCCCCCAGACCCCCAGGCGGCCCCAGCTGGAGAAG GAGGAGTCCACGTGCCACTCTCCAGTCGCGGCTTGCGACGGTTGCAACTGCGGAGACGAAACGGGAGCGCCGCGGGCTCAGTGA
- the DPH1 gene encoding 2-(3-amino-3-carboxypropyl)histidine synthase subunit 1 isoform X3, with amino-acid sequence MPEGLLLFACTIVDILERFTEAEAMVMGDVTYGACCVDDFTARALGADFLVHYGHSCLVPMDTSAQDFRVLYVFVNIRIDTAHLLDSLRLTIPPASSLALVSTIQFVSTLQAAAQELKAEYRVSVPQCKPLSPGEILGCTAPHLPKEVEAVVYLGDGRFHLESVMIANPSVPAYRFFSRYDPYSKVLSREHYDHQRMQANRQEAIATARSAKSWGLILGTLGRQGSPKILEHLESRLQALGLTFVRLLLSEIFPSKLSLLPQVDVWVQIACPRLSIDWGTAFPKPLLTPYEAVVALRDISWQQPYPMDFYAGSSLGPWTVNYGRNRPPQTPRRPQLEKEESTCHSPVAACDGCNCGDETGAPRAQ; translated from the exons ATGCCTGAAGGCCTTCTCCTTTTTGCCTGCACCATCGTGGATATTTTGGAAAG GTTCACAGAGGCTGAAGCAATGGTGATGGGTGATGTGACGTATGGGGCTTGCTGTGTGGATGACTTTACTGCAAGGGCCCTCGGAGCGGACTTCCTGGTGCACTATGGCCACAGCTGCCTGG TTCCCATGGATACCTCAGCCCAAGACTTCCGGGTGCTGTATGTCTTTGTGAACATCCGGATAGATACTGCCCACCTCCTGGACTCTCTCCGCCTCACCATTCCTCCAGCCAGCTCCCTTGCCCTGGTCAGCACCATTCAGTTTGTGTCGACCTTGCAG GCAGCTGCCCAGGAGCTAAAAGCTGAGTACCGTGTGAGTGTCCCGCAGTGCAAGCCCTTGTCTCCTGGGGAGATTCTGGGCTGCACGGCCCCCCATCTGCCCAAAGAGGTGGAAGCTGTTGT ATATCTTGGAGATGGCCGCTTCCATCTGGAGTCTGTCATGATTGCCAACCCCAGTGTCCCTGCTTACCG CTTCTTTTCCAGATATGACCCATACAGCAAAGTCCTGTCCAGAGAACACTATGACCACCAGCGCATGCAGGCCAACCGCCAAGAAGCCATAGCCACAGCCCGCTCAGCCAAATCCTGGGGCCTTATCCTGGGCACTTTGGGCCGCCAGGGCAGCCCCAAgattctggag CACCTGGAATCTCGTCTCCAAGCCTTGGGACTTACCTTTGTGAGGCTGCTGCTGTCTGAGATCTTCCCCAGCAAGCTTAGCCTACTTCCTCAAGTGGATGT GTGGGTGCAGATAGCATGTCCACGCCTTTCCATTGACTGGGGCACAGCCTTCCCCAAGCCGCTGCTGACACCCTATGAG GCAGTGGTGGCCCTGAGGGACATTTCCTGGCAGCAGCCCTACCCTATGGACTTCTATGCTGGCAGCTCCTTGGGGCCATGGACAGTGAACTACGGACGGAACCGGCCCCCCCAGACCCCCAGGCGGCCCCAGCTGGAGAAG GAGGAGTCCACGTGCCACTCTCCAGTCGCGGCTTGCGACGGTTGCAACTGCGGAGACGAAACGGGAGCGCCGCGGGCTCAGTGA
- the DPH1 gene encoding 2-(3-amino-3-carboxypropyl)histidine synthase subunit 1 isoform X1 — protein MMAALAASAAAEPGSRNGTSRGRTPRGRLANQIPPEILNNPQLQAAIQVLPSNYNFEIPKTIWRIQQAQAKKVALQMPEGLLLFACTIVDILERFTEAEAMVMGDVTYGACCVDDFTARALGADFLVHYGHSCLVPMDTSAQDFRVLYVFVNIRIDTAHLLDSLRLTIPPASSLALVSTIQFVSTLQAAAQELKAEYRVSVPQCKPLSPGEILGCTAPHLPKEVEAVVYLGDGRFHLESVMIANPSVPAYRFFSRYDPYSKVLSREHYDHQRMQANRQEAIATARSAKSWGLILGTLGRQGSPKILEHLESRLQALGLTFVRLLLSEIFPSKLSLLPQVDVWVQIACPRLSIDWGTAFPKPLLTPYEAVVALRDISWQQPYPMDFYAGSSLGPWTVNYGRNRPPQTPRRPQLEKEESTCHSPVAACDGCNCGDETGAPRAQ, from the exons ATGATGGCGGCGCTGGCGGCGTCGGCGGCAGCGGAGCCGGGCAGCCGGAACGGCACCAGTCGAG GTCGAACCCCTCGGGGCCGCTTAGCCAATCAGATTCCCCCCGAGATCCTGAACAACCCCCAGCTGCAGGCAGCCATTCAAGTCCTGCCTTCCAACTATAACTTTGAGATTCCCAAGACCATCTGGAGGATTCAACAGGCCCAGGCCAAGAAGG TGGCCTTGCAAATGCCTGAAGGCCTTCTCCTTTTTGCCTGCACCATCGTGGATATTTTGGAAAG GTTCACAGAGGCTGAAGCAATGGTGATGGGTGATGTGACGTATGGGGCTTGCTGTGTGGATGACTTTACTGCAAGGGCCCTCGGAGCGGACTTCCTGGTGCACTATGGCCACAGCTGCCTGG TTCCCATGGATACCTCAGCCCAAGACTTCCGGGTGCTGTATGTCTTTGTGAACATCCGGATAGATACTGCCCACCTCCTGGACTCTCTCCGCCTCACCATTCCTCCAGCCAGCTCCCTTGCCCTGGTCAGCACCATTCAGTTTGTGTCGACCTTGCAG GCAGCTGCCCAGGAGCTAAAAGCTGAGTACCGTGTGAGTGTCCCGCAGTGCAAGCCCTTGTCTCCTGGGGAGATTCTGGGCTGCACGGCCCCCCATCTGCCCAAAGAGGTGGAAGCTGTTGT ATATCTTGGAGATGGCCGCTTCCATCTGGAGTCTGTCATGATTGCCAACCCCAGTGTCCCTGCTTACCG CTTCTTTTCCAGATATGACCCATACAGCAAAGTCCTGTCCAGAGAACACTATGACCACCAGCGCATGCAGGCCAACCGCCAAGAAGCCATAGCCACAGCCCGCTCAGCCAAATCCTGGGGCCTTATCCTGGGCACTTTGGGCCGCCAGGGCAGCCCCAAgattctggag CACCTGGAATCTCGTCTCCAAGCCTTGGGACTTACCTTTGTGAGGCTGCTGCTGTCTGAGATCTTCCCCAGCAAGCTTAGCCTACTTCCTCAAGTGGATGT GTGGGTGCAGATAGCATGTCCACGCCTTTCCATTGACTGGGGCACAGCCTTCCCCAAGCCGCTGCTGACACCCTATGAG GCAGTGGTGGCCCTGAGGGACATTTCCTGGCAGCAGCCCTACCCTATGGACTTCTATGCTGGCAGCTCCTTGGGGCCATGGACAGTGAACTACGGACGGAACCGGCCCCCCCAGACCCCCAGGCGGCCCCAGCTGGAGAAG GAGGAGTCCACGTGCCACTCTCCAGTCGCGGCTTGCGACGGTTGCAACTGCGGAGACGAAACGGGAGCGCCGCGGGCTCAGTGA